One window from the genome of Sphaerotilus microaerophilus encodes:
- a CDS encoding sensor histidine kinase, with product MPEPTRAPSSTPPLPPPALLRGGPLAEVCQGGVVLRTLLFVHGVVALGLLWRSADLADWSLRLSLAVLPVLPATLLWLAGLCAGQPRMLGWSEPRRWFALGAWGALCALGGGLIARALDAWLGWGAAADTVAAASFPGALAWPACGAALALAVGHWLAQRERQRVPAATQARLAELQSRIRPHFLFNALNSAIALVQVDPERAEGVLEDLAELFRAALVSGGDQVSLGQEIELARRYLAIEQVRFGARLRVQWVLEPAAESASVPSLLLQPLVENAVRHGVEPSPDGGELIIRTQVHRGQALVSITNTVSGGPAREGGHGIALRNVRERLALLHDVTMRFEAGLVEGGRYRVRIAVPLVAQRSG from the coding sequence ATGCCCGAGCCGACGCGCGCGCCTTCTTCCACCCCCCCTTTGCCCCCGCCCGCCCTGCTGCGCGGCGGGCCGCTGGCCGAGGTCTGCCAGGGCGGCGTGGTATTGCGCACGCTGTTGTTCGTGCATGGCGTGGTGGCACTGGGGCTGCTGTGGCGCAGCGCGGACCTGGCCGACTGGAGCCTGCGCCTGTCGCTCGCGGTGCTGCCGGTGCTGCCGGCCACGCTGCTGTGGCTGGCCGGGCTGTGCGCCGGGCAACCGCGCATGCTGGGCTGGAGTGAGCCGCGACGCTGGTTCGCGCTGGGGGCGTGGGGTGCGCTCTGCGCGCTCGGTGGGGGGCTGATCGCCCGGGCACTGGATGCCTGGCTGGGCTGGGGGGCGGCGGCCGACACGGTGGCCGCAGCGTCCTTTCCGGGGGCGCTGGCCTGGCCGGCCTGCGGTGCGGCCCTGGCGCTGGCGGTGGGCCACTGGCTGGCGCAGCGCGAGCGCCAGCGCGTGCCTGCGGCGACCCAGGCCAGGCTGGCTGAGCTGCAGTCGCGCATCCGGCCGCACTTCCTCTTCAACGCCCTCAACAGCGCGATCGCATTGGTGCAGGTCGACCCCGAGCGCGCCGAGGGCGTGCTGGAGGACCTGGCCGAGTTGTTCCGCGCCGCGCTGGTCAGCGGTGGCGACCAGGTCAGCCTGGGGCAGGAGATTGAGCTGGCGCGGCGCTACCTGGCGATCGAGCAGGTGCGCTTTGGCGCGCGGCTGCGGGTGCAGTGGGTGCTGGAGCCGGCGGCGGAGAGCGCCAGCGTGCCCTCGCTGCTGCTGCAGCCGCTGGTCGAGAACGCGGTGCGCCACGGCGTGGAGCCGTCACCCGACGGCGGCGAGCTGATCATCCGCACCCAGGTGCACCGCGGCCAGGCACTGGTGTCGATCACCAACACCGTGTCGGGTGGGCCGGCGCGCGAGGGCGGGCACGGCATCGCGCTGCGCAACGTGCGTGAGCGCCTGGCCCTGCTGCACGATGTGACGATGCGCTTCGAGGCCGGGTTGGTCGAGGGCGGGCGCTACCGGGTGCGCATCGCCGTGCCGCTGGTGGCGCAGCGATCGGGCTGA
- a CDS encoding LytR/AlgR family response regulator transcription factor: protein MALRVLIVDDEELARLRLRTLLADCVSPSVQVAGEAGSAAAALQWLATQRADVLLLDIHMPGLDGLQLAQRLRGLPRRPALIFVTAHPEHALAAFEVQAIDYLTKPVRRARLQEALERAAHWLQQESLAPPSGFGGMGAALPGASAASGGVIIVHDRGERVRVPLAELLYLRAEAKYVCLRTAQRSYLIDEPLSELEQRLDGGFVRVHRNALVAVSAVRALERHPVADAPATGFDGDASADAVGWAVQIAFTDEWLAVSRRQLRQVRAALEAH, encoded by the coding sequence ATGGCGTTGCGGGTGTTGATCGTTGACGATGAAGAGCTGGCGCGGCTGCGGCTGCGCACGCTGCTGGCCGATTGCGTCAGCCCGTCGGTGCAGGTGGCCGGCGAGGCGGGCAGTGCCGCGGCGGCGCTGCAATGGCTGGCCACGCAGCGCGCCGATGTGCTGCTGCTCGACATCCACATGCCGGGGCTGGACGGGCTGCAACTGGCGCAGCGCCTGCGCGGTCTGCCGCGCCGGCCGGCGCTGATCTTCGTCACCGCGCACCCGGAACACGCGCTGGCGGCCTTCGAGGTGCAGGCGATCGACTACCTGACCAAGCCGGTGCGGCGTGCCCGCCTGCAGGAGGCGCTGGAGCGGGCCGCACACTGGCTGCAGCAGGAGTCGTTGGCGCCTCCCTCGGGCTTTGGCGGGATGGGCGCGGCGCTGCCGGGCGCATCGGCGGCGTCCGGCGGCGTGATCATCGTGCACGACCGGGGCGAGCGGGTGCGGGTACCGCTGGCGGAACTGCTCTACCTGCGGGCCGAGGCCAAGTATGTCTGCCTGCGCACGGCGCAGCGCAGTTACCTGATCGACGAGCCGCTGTCGGAACTGGAGCAGCGCCTGGACGGTGGTTTCGTGCGGGTGCACCGAAATGCGTTGGTGGCGGTCTCGGCGGTGCGTGCACTGGAGCGGCACCCGGTGGCCGATGCCCCGGCGACCGGGTTCGATGGCGATGCCTCTGCCGATGCGGTGGGCTGGGCGGTGCAGATCGCCTTCACCGACGAATGGCTGGCCGTCTCGCGCCGCCAGCTGCGCCAGGTGCGTGCGGCGCTCGAGGCGCACTGA
- a CDS encoding GNAT family N-acetyltransferase: protein MPTTHAIPAASAVCPLPMNTCATSSATGPYEVSLLQGAQHFETLRAEWSDAVTRMERPSIFITPGFVETSWKFLAEPTDQAWFVVMRQRGLLVGLLPLLVSRVRYLGLPVRIVSHLSTLAGDRPGVLHTIGADKVWQAAFEQLLAHRRDWEIIDIREIDEGSLALNPQTLEGLRREGLTPTVNPITYSGILPIEGSWDNYFKARSSQTRQSFRRAERQLKEACPDLQLDIIDDPQQIEAACNRYLAIEARSWKAEAKVELWADPREQDFLRALLPQLAATQQASVWLLRSGGKDIAGLVRMRQGSVMFERHWTYDPEFNKYSPGTYLRMLAVQQLFGGPCDESDALGMDEPLANRRALASWYPIERRTYRLHALKLPWYHQALYRLSRVAKTARSHWQARKAASAAPAATAPAPGAGDA, encoded by the coding sequence ATGCCCACCACTCACGCAATCCCCGCCGCCTCTGCGGTGTGCCCCCTCCCGATGAACACCTGCGCCACCTCGTCCGCCACTGGTCCGTACGAGGTGTCGCTGCTTCAGGGAGCACAGCACTTCGAGACCCTGCGTGCCGAATGGTCGGACGCGGTCACCCGCATGGAGCGGCCCAGCATCTTCATCACGCCGGGGTTCGTCGAGACCTCCTGGAAGTTCCTGGCCGAGCCGACCGACCAGGCCTGGTTCGTGGTGATGCGACAGCGTGGCCTGTTGGTGGGGCTGCTGCCGCTGTTGGTGTCGCGCGTGCGCTACCTGGGACTGCCGGTGCGCATCGTCTCGCACCTGTCCACCCTGGCTGGCGACCGTCCCGGCGTGCTGCACACCATCGGCGCAGACAAGGTGTGGCAGGCTGCGTTCGAGCAGTTGCTGGCGCACCGGCGCGACTGGGAGATCATCGACATCCGAGAGATCGATGAGGGCTCGTTGGCGCTGAATCCGCAGACGTTGGAAGGGTTGCGCCGGGAGGGACTCACACCGACGGTCAACCCCATCACCTACTCAGGCATCCTGCCGATCGAGGGCAGCTGGGACAACTACTTCAAGGCCCGTTCCAGCCAGACACGCCAGAGCTTCCGCCGTGCCGAGCGCCAGCTGAAGGAGGCCTGCCCGGACCTGCAGCTCGACATCATCGACGACCCGCAACAGATCGAGGCGGCCTGCAACCGCTACCTCGCCATCGAGGCGCGCAGCTGGAAGGCCGAGGCCAAGGTGGAGCTCTGGGCCGATCCGCGCGAGCAGGACTTCTTGCGCGCGCTGTTGCCCCAGCTGGCCGCTACGCAGCAGGCGTCGGTGTGGCTGCTGCGCTCAGGGGGCAAGGACATCGCCGGGCTGGTGCGCATGCGCCAGGGCTCGGTCATGTTCGAGCGCCACTGGACCTACGACCCCGAGTTCAACAAGTACTCGCCCGGCACCTACCTGCGCATGCTGGCGGTGCAGCAGCTCTTCGGCGGGCCCTGCGACGAGTCCGACGCCCTGGGCATGGATGAGCCGCTGGCGAACCGGCGGGCCCTGGCCTCCTGGTACCCGATCGAGCGGCGTACCTACCGCCTGCACGCGCTCAAGCTGCCCTGGTACCACCAGGCGCTGTACAGGCTGAGCCGTGTCGCCAAGACCGCCCGCAGTCACTGGCAGGCCCGCAAGGCGGCTAGTGCTGCACCTGCAGCCACCGCGCCCGCCCCGGGAGCTGGCGACGCCTGA
- a CDS encoding GNAT family N-acetyltransferase, whose amino-acid sequence MSTPQLSILVPTRPAEIESLRAEWNQLAQRHRSPTHRIEWAQACMDTLWHPESGALRLYLVRREGRLTALAIMRMRREWGSVYFEDLGTREMQEPTDLLYETREDLAFLLDGMLGQGWPFVLCRLPGESLVPEVLAERLRGRGKMRVIEGRNYPYVPLEQFPEAELNSGRKSDLRRMRRRAEQRGPVRVELGCPPVHEVQGLLDLAVEIEAASWKLGTPHALKLNKKTLGFLRNLLPRAAESGTLRMAFMYIGDQPVAMQIAIACGGGYWLLKIGYDASLGSMAPGQLLMQDTIKASVDAGLRSYELWGHAAEWTRMWTSHEMASHCVEAYPLGLRSARRIAAMAVRKISARARAAMSGGKAEAPT is encoded by the coding sequence ATGTCAACCCCTCAATTGAGCATCCTCGTCCCGACTCGGCCTGCAGAGATCGAGTCGCTGCGAGCTGAGTGGAACCAGTTGGCGCAGCGCCATCGCAGTCCGACCCACCGCATCGAGTGGGCACAGGCCTGCATGGACACGCTGTGGCACCCGGAAAGCGGGGCGCTGAGGCTCTACCTGGTGCGGCGGGAGGGGCGGCTGACGGCGCTGGCGATCATGCGCATGCGCAGGGAGTGGGGGTCGGTGTACTTCGAGGACCTGGGGACGCGGGAGATGCAGGAGCCCACGGACCTGCTGTACGAAACGCGTGAAGATCTCGCTTTTCTGCTCGATGGCATGCTGGGTCAGGGCTGGCCCTTCGTGCTGTGCCGTCTGCCGGGGGAGTCGCTGGTTCCCGAGGTGTTGGCCGAGCGACTGCGGGGGCGGGGCAAGATGCGGGTCATCGAGGGGCGCAACTACCCCTACGTCCCGCTGGAGCAGTTTCCCGAGGCCGAGCTCAACAGCGGGCGCAAGTCAGACCTGCGCCGCATGCGGCGCCGTGCCGAACAGCGCGGCCCCGTCCGTGTCGAGTTGGGATGCCCGCCGGTGCATGAGGTGCAAGGTCTGCTGGACCTGGCTGTCGAGATCGAGGCGGCGAGCTGGAAACTGGGTACGCCGCATGCGCTGAAGCTGAACAAGAAGACCCTGGGTTTCCTGCGCAACCTGCTGCCCAGGGCGGCAGAGTCCGGCACCCTGCGCATGGCGTTCATGTACATCGGGGATCAGCCGGTGGCGATGCAGATCGCGATTGCCTGTGGCGGTGGCTACTGGCTGCTGAAGATCGGCTACGACGCTTCGCTGGGCTCGATGGCGCCCGGCCAGTTGCTGATGCAAGACACCATCAAGGCCAGCGTGGACGCAGGGCTGCGGTCGTATGAGTTGTGGGGACATGCGGCCGAGTGGACGCGCATGTGGACGTCCCACGAGATGGCCAGCCACTGCGTGGAGGCCTATCCGCTGGGGCTGCGCAGTGCACGCCGGATCGCCGCCATGGCGGTGCGCAAGATCTCTGCGCGCGCCAGGGCAGCGATGTCCGGCGGCAAGGCCGAGGCGCCCACCTGA